A part of Cannabis sativa cultivar Pink pepper isolate KNU-18-1 chromosome 6, ASM2916894v1, whole genome shotgun sequence genomic DNA contains:
- the LOC133038928 gene encoding polyadenylate-binding protein 8-like encodes MAQVDQVEVPTQNGVTMTSLYVGDLDASINEADLFEIFSQMGYVVSVRVCRDLISHLSLGYGYVNFSNPQEASRALNLMNFSTVNGKPIRIMYSYRDPSIRKSGIANIFVKNLDKGIDSKALHETFSIFGNILSCKIATDDVSGQSKGYGFVQFDSKEAAQSAIEKLNGMLLNDKQVFVGPFIRKEKRKLGAEQNVDKNKGMNLYVKNLDDSVTDEKLKELFFVFGTITSCKVMRKPNGVSMGFGFVALSTVEEASRALVEMNGKMVVSKPLYVALAQRKEDRRARLQAQFSQMRPPTMVPPVNPCMPMIPPQLGFGYQQQLLPGVRPNFYMPIVQPHPSFVQPQMLPRGRGFHRFPPGRNMPGRSFH; translated from the coding sequence ATGGCTCAGGTTGATCAAGTTGAGGTTCCTACTCAAAATGGTGTGACAATGACATCTTTATATGTTGGCGATCTTGATGCCTCCATCAACGAAGCCGAtctttttgagatatttagccAAATGGGTTACGTCGTTTCAGTTCGGGTCTGCAGGGATCTGATCTCACATCTGTCCCTTGGTTATGGTtatgtgaattttagtaatcCTCAAGAAGCTTCTCGGGCATTGAATTTGATGAATTTTTCTACTGTTAATGGTAAGCCAATTAGGATAATGTATTCTTATCGGGACCCGAGTATTCGAAAGAGTGGAATTGCAAATATATTTGTTAAGAACTTGGATAAAGGAATTGACAGCAAAGCTTTACACGAAACATTTTCAATATTTGGTAACATTTTATCTTGCAAAATAGCAACTGATGATGTTTCGGGTCAATCCAAAGGATATGGTTTTGTTCAATTTGATAGTAAAGAGGCTGCTCAAAGTGCAATTGAGAAGCTCAATGGCATGCTACTTAATGACAAACAAGTTTTTGTTGGACCCTTTATTcgcaaagagaaaagaaaattgGGTGCTGAGCAGAATGTTGACAAAAACAAAGGAATGAATCTATATGTTAAAAATCTAGATGATAGTGTTACTGATGAAAAATTGAAGGAATTGTTCTTTGTGTTTGGTACAATTACTTCATGCAAGGTCATGCGTAAACCTAATGGTGTTAGCATGGGATTTGGATTTGTTGCTTTATCGACTGTTGAGGAAGCATCCCGAGCTCTTGTGGAGATGAACGGTAAAATGGTCGTTAGCAAACCACTGTATGTAGCACTTGCACAACGCAAAGAGGATAGAAGAGCAAGGTTGCAGGCACAATTCTCTCAAATGCGTCCACCAACAATGGTGCCACCAGTTAACCCCTGTATGCCTATGATTCCTCCCCAACTCGGGTTTGGGTACCAACAACAGTTACTTCCTGGGGTGAGGCCAAACTTTTATATGCCCATTGTCCAACCACACCCTTCATTTGTGCAGCCACAGATGCTTCCTAGGGGGCGTGGTTTCCACCGTTTCCCACCTGGTCGTAACATGCCTGGCCGATCTTTCCATTGA
- the LOC115695901 gene encoding uncharacterized protein At5g01610-like — protein sequence MEKALTKVGSLKVGSLWISKKAKEELSNISEEITTLSSTVEEKAKWIFNKLKGSPPKTLPDLLREYNLPPGLFPQNITCYEFDETKARLIVYLPSPCEVSFKDSSVIRYANRVKAILLRGKLTGIEGMKTKVLVWVKVTCVAVESSKSDKVWFTAGVKKYRSKDAYLVASNGVRIEDF from the exons atgGAGAAGGCTCTGACAAAAGTGGGTAGCTTAAAAGTTGGAAGCTTATGGATTTCAAAGAAAGCAAAGGAAGAACTCTCTAATATCTCTGAGGAAATCACT ACTTTGTCAAGTACAGTTGAGGAGAAAGCAAAGTGGATTTTCAACAAACTCAAAG GGTCACCACCAAAAACCTTGCCAGATCTCCTCCGAGAGTACAACTTACCCCCAGGACTCTTTCCTCAGAACATAACCTGTTACGAATTTGATGAAACAAAGGCAAGGCTGATCGTGTATTTGCCATCACCGTGCGAAGTTAGCTTCAAGGATTCATCTGTAATAAGGTATGCAAACCGAGTGAAAGCGATACTGCTAAGGGGAAAGCTAACAGGAATTGAGGGAATGAAAACAAAGGTGCTAGTTTGGGTTAAGGTCACTTGTGTGGCAGTTGAAAGTTCCAAATCCGATAAGGTATGGTTCACTGCTGGAGTCAAGAAATATAGGTCCAAGGATGCTTATCTAGTTGCCAGTAATGGTGTTAGGATAGAAGATTTCTGA